From the Lepidochelys kempii isolate rLepKem1 chromosome 2, rLepKem1.hap2, whole genome shotgun sequence genome, one window contains:
- the PSMG4 gene encoding proteasome assembly chaperone 4, producing MEPQQQQQQAAAAGSPRHAPEGAPPAGISLHDFCGRAGEQLVHFHAMRLRDSLFLWVGAEPALRSLAVAMCSPHDSIPVSTSLLGGASDTISNSLAQRLARKTKKQIFVSYNLQNTDSSFTLHIENRIKEEMMAFPEKF from the exons ATggagccgcagcagcagcagcagcaggcggcggcggcggggtcCCCGCGCCACGCGCCGGAGGGAGCGCCCCCGGCCGGGATTTCCCTGCACGATTTCTGCGGGCGCGCGGGGGAGCAGCTCGTGCACTTCCACGCCATGCGGCTGCGGGACTCGCTCTTCCTCTGGGTGGGGGCGGAGCCCGCGCTCCGCAGCCTGGCTGTGGCCATGTGCAGCCCCCAC GACTCCATTCCAGTGTCTACATCACTTCTGGGAGGTGCCTCTGACACCATCTCAAATTCTCTAGCCCAGCGACTAG CCAGGAAGACTAAAAAACAGATCTTCGTCAGCTACAATCTTCAGAATACAGACAGCAGTTTCACATTACACATAGAGAACAGAATCAAGGAAGAAATGATGGCTTTTCCAGAGAAGTTCTAA
- the LOC140907042 gene encoding tubulin beta-2 chain isoform X1 → MREIVHIQAGQCGNQIGAKFWEVISDEHGIDPTGSYHGDSDLQLERINVYYNEASGNKYVPRAILVDLEPGTMDSVRSGPFGQIFRPDNFVFGQSGAGNNWAKGHYTEGAELVDSVLDVVRKESESCDCLQGFQLTHSLGGGTGSGMGTLLISKIREEYPDRIMNTFSVMPSPKVSDTVVEPYNATLSVHQLVENTDETYCIDNEALYDICFRTLKLTTPTYGDLNHLVSATMSGVTTCLRFPGQLNADLRKLAVNMVPFPRLHFFMPGFAPLTSRGSQQYRALTVPELTQQMFDSKNMMAACDPRHGRYLTVAAIFRGRMSMKEVDEQMLNVQNKNSSYFVEWIPNNVKTAVCDIPPRGLKMSATFIGNSTAIQELFKRISEQFTAMFRRKAFLHWYTGEGMDEMEFTEAESNMNDLVSEYQQYQDATADEQGEFEEEGEEDEA, encoded by the exons ATGCGTGAGATCGTGCACATCCAGGCTGGCCAGTGCGGGAACCAGATCGGAGCCAAG ttttgggaGGTCATCAGTGATGAGCATGGCATTGACCCCACTGGCAGCTACCATGGAGACAGTGACTTGCAGCTAGAAAGGATCAACGTTTACTACAATGAAGCCTCTG GTAATAAGTATGTACCCCGTGCAATCCTTGTTGACTTGGAGCCTGGCACAATGGACTCTGTCAGATCTGGACCATTTGGCCAGATCTTCAGACCTGACAACTTTGTCTTTG GTCAGAGTGGTGCTGGAAACAACTGGGCAAAAGGCCACTATACAGAGGGAGCTGAGCTAGTGGACTCTGTCCTGGATGTGGTAAGGAAGGAATCGGAAAGCTGTGACTGTCTACAGGGTTTCCAGCTGACCCATTCTCTAGGTGGTGGCACGGGGTCTGGGATGGGAACTCTCCTCATCAGCAAAATTAGGGAGGAGTACCCGGACCGTATCATGAACACCTTCAGTGTAATGCCATCTCCGAAGGTGTCAGACACAGTGGTTGAACCCTACAATGCCACCCTTTCTGTCCACCAGTTGGTGGAAAATACGGATGAAACCTACTGTATTGACAATGAAGCCTTGTATGACATTTGCTTCCGCACGCTGAAACTCACAACCCCTACCTATGGGGACCTCAACCACCTGGTCTCTGCCACTATGAGCGGCGTGACGACCTGCCTCCGGTTTCCCGGACAGCTGAATGCTGATCTCCGCAAGCTGGCAGTCAATATGGTGCCTTTCCCCCGTCTGCACTTCTTCATGCCAGGGTTTGCCCCGCTAACTAGCCGTGGCAGCCAGCAGTATCGGGCTCTGACGGTGCCAGAGCTAACGCAGCAGATGTTTGATTCTAAAAACATGATGGCAGCCTGTGATCCCCGCCATGGCCGCTACCTGACTGTGGCAGCAATATTCCGTGGCCGAATGTCCATGAAGGAGGTGGATGAGCAGATGCTCAATGTCCAGAACAAAAACAGCAGCTACTTTGTTGAATGGATCCCCAATAACGTCAAGACGGCTGTCTGTGACATTCCCCCCCGCGGCCTCAAAATGTCTGCCACTTTCATTGGGAACAGCACAGCCATTCAGGAGCTGTTCAAGAGAATCTCTGAGCAGTTCACGGCCATGTTCCGGCGTAAGGCTTTCTTGCACTGGTACACTGGTGAGGGCATGGATGAGATGGAGTTCACTGAAGCAGAGAGCAACATGAATGACCTGGTATCAGAATATCAGCAATACCAAGATGCCACTGCTGATGAGCAAGGGGAATTtgaagaggaaggagaggaggatgAGGCTTAA
- the LOC140907042 gene encoding tubulin beta-2 chain isoform X2: MGTLLISKIREEYPDRIMNTFSVMPSPKVSDTVVEPYNATLSVHQLVENTDETYCIDNEALYDICFRTLKLTTPTYGDLNHLVSATMSGVTTCLRFPGQLNADLRKLAVNMVPFPRLHFFMPGFAPLTSRGSQQYRALTVPELTQQMFDSKNMMAACDPRHGRYLTVAAIFRGRMSMKEVDEQMLNVQNKNSSYFVEWIPNNVKTAVCDIPPRGLKMSATFIGNSTAIQELFKRISEQFTAMFRRKAFLHWYTGEGMDEMEFTEAESNMNDLVSEYQQYQDATADEQGEFEEEGEEDEA; this comes from the coding sequence ATGGGAACTCTCCTCATCAGCAAAATTAGGGAGGAGTACCCGGACCGTATCATGAACACCTTCAGTGTAATGCCATCTCCGAAGGTGTCAGACACAGTGGTTGAACCCTACAATGCCACCCTTTCTGTCCACCAGTTGGTGGAAAATACGGATGAAACCTACTGTATTGACAATGAAGCCTTGTATGACATTTGCTTCCGCACGCTGAAACTCACAACCCCTACCTATGGGGACCTCAACCACCTGGTCTCTGCCACTATGAGCGGCGTGACGACCTGCCTCCGGTTTCCCGGACAGCTGAATGCTGATCTCCGCAAGCTGGCAGTCAATATGGTGCCTTTCCCCCGTCTGCACTTCTTCATGCCAGGGTTTGCCCCGCTAACTAGCCGTGGCAGCCAGCAGTATCGGGCTCTGACGGTGCCAGAGCTAACGCAGCAGATGTTTGATTCTAAAAACATGATGGCAGCCTGTGATCCCCGCCATGGCCGCTACCTGACTGTGGCAGCAATATTCCGTGGCCGAATGTCCATGAAGGAGGTGGATGAGCAGATGCTCAATGTCCAGAACAAAAACAGCAGCTACTTTGTTGAATGGATCCCCAATAACGTCAAGACGGCTGTCTGTGACATTCCCCCCCGCGGCCTCAAAATGTCTGCCACTTTCATTGGGAACAGCACAGCCATTCAGGAGCTGTTCAAGAGAATCTCTGAGCAGTTCACGGCCATGTTCCGGCGTAAGGCTTTCTTGCACTGGTACACTGGTGAGGGCATGGATGAGATGGAGTTCACTGAAGCAGAGAGCAACATGAATGACCTGGTATCAGAATATCAGCAATACCAAGATGCCACTGCTGATGAGCAAGGGGAATTtgaagaggaaggagaggaggatgAGGCTTAA